One stretch of Pseudomonas azotoformans DNA includes these proteins:
- the tolB gene encoding Tol-Pal system beta propeller repeat protein TolB yields MLVVICCMAGIAAADEKNILVTSGSDRATPIAVVPFGWQGGSVLPDDMAQIVSDDLRNSGYYAPIPKGNMISQPNQASEVVFRDWKAVGAQYLMVGNITPAGGRLQITYTLFNVATEQQVLTGSVSGTAEQIRDMAHYISDQSFEKLTGIKGAFSTRLLYVTAERFSVDNTRYTLQRSDYDGARAVTLLQSREPILSPRFAPDGKRIAYVSFEQKRPRIFVQHIDTGRREQITNFEGLNGAPAWSPDGSRLAFVLSKDGNPDIYVMNMATRQITRATSGPGINTEPFWGKDGSTIYFTSDRGGKPQVYKANVNGGGAERVTFIGNYNANPKLSADEKTLVMIHRQDGFTNFRVAAQDLQRGTVKILTDTNLDESATVAPNGTMVIYATRQQGRGVLMLVSINGRVRLPLPTAQGEVREPSWSPYLN; encoded by the coding sequence ATGCTTGTCGTTATTTGCTGTATGGCAGGGATAGCGGCGGCGGATGAAAAGAACATCCTGGTCACCAGCGGTAGCGATCGGGCCACCCCGATCGCGGTAGTACCGTTCGGCTGGCAGGGCGGCAGTGTGCTGCCGGACGACATGGCCCAGATCGTCAGTGACGACCTGCGCAACTCCGGTTACTACGCGCCGATTCCAAAAGGCAACATGATCAGCCAGCCAAACCAGGCCAGCGAAGTCGTGTTCCGTGACTGGAAAGCGGTGGGTGCGCAGTACCTGATGGTCGGCAACATCACGCCGGCCGGCGGTCGCCTGCAAATCACCTACACGTTGTTCAACGTGGCGACTGAGCAGCAGGTCCTGACCGGCAGCGTCTCGGGCACTGCCGAGCAGATCCGCGACATGGCCCACTACATTTCGGACCAGTCGTTTGAAAAGCTCACCGGCATCAAGGGTGCTTTCTCGACGCGCCTGCTGTACGTAACGGCTGAGCGTTTCTCCGTGGACAACACTCGCTACACCTTGCAGCGTTCGGACTACGACGGTGCGCGCGCTGTGACCTTGCTGCAATCCCGTGAGCCAATCCTGTCGCCGCGTTTCGCGCCGGACGGCAAGCGTATTGCCTACGTGTCTTTCGAGCAGAAGCGTCCGCGTATCTTCGTCCAGCACATTGATACTGGTCGTCGTGAGCAGATCACCAACTTCGAAGGCCTCAACGGTGCACCTGCGTGGTCGCCAGATGGTTCGCGCCTCGCGTTCGTGCTGTCCAAGGACGGCAACCCGGACATCTACGTGATGAACATGGCCACGCGCCAGATCACTCGTGCAACCAGCGGTCCGGGTATCAATACCGAACCGTTCTGGGGCAAGGATGGTTCGACCATCTACTTCACCTCTGACCGAGGCGGCAAGCCACAGGTCTATAAGGCGAACGTGAATGGTGGTGGTGCGGAGCGCGTTACTTTTATTGGTAACTACAACGCCAACCCTAAACTTTCGGCTGATGAAAAGACGTTGGTGATGATCCACCGTCAGGATGGTTTCACTAATTTCCGGGTTGCGGCCCAGGATTTGCAGCGTGGAACCGTAAAAATCCTTACAGATACCAACCTTGATGAGTCAGCCACTGTTGCGCCCAACGGCACCATGGTAATCTACGCCACCCGCCAGCAGGGCCGGGGAGTCTTGATGCTCGTGTCCATTAATGGACGCGTAAGGCTCCCACTTCCTACCGCACAAGGCGAAG
- the tolA gene encoding cell envelope integrity protein TolA, whose protein sequence is MQQQREPSASESFFWPSVWAIALHVLVFGMLFVSFAMTPDLPPAKPIVQATLYQLKSKSQATTQTNQKIAGEAQKSAARQTEVEQMEQKKVEQEAVKAAAEQKKEEAAQKAEESKKADEAKKADEAKKADEAKKAEKAAEAKKAEEKQLADIAKKKSEEEAKKAAEEEAKKKAAEDAKKKIVEDAKKKAAEDAKKKAEADEAKKKVADDAKKKAAADAQKKKAQEAARKSAEEKKAQALADLLSDTPQRQQALADERGDEVAGSFDDLIRARAAEGWTRPPSARKGMTVVLQIGMLPDGTVTSVSVAKSSGDGSFDSSAVAAVKNIGRLTEMQGMKPSDFAPYRSFKMTFTPEDLAL, encoded by the coding sequence ATGCAGCAACAGCGAGAGCCGTCCGCCTCGGAAAGCTTCTTCTGGCCTAGCGTCTGGGCGATTGCCCTGCACGTCCTGGTGTTTGGCATGCTGTTCGTCAGCTTTGCCATGACCCCGGACCTGCCGCCAGCCAAGCCGATTGTGCAGGCGACCCTGTATCAGCTGAAATCGAAAAGCCAGGCCACCACCCAGACCAATCAGAAGATTGCAGGTGAGGCCCAGAAGTCGGCTGCACGCCAGACTGAAGTCGAACAGATGGAACAGAAGAAGGTCGAGCAGGAAGCGGTGAAGGCGGCTGCGGAACAAAAGAAAGAAGAGGCGGCTCAAAAGGCCGAGGAATCGAAAAAGGCTGATGAAGCCAAGAAGGCCGACGAGGCGAAAAAGGCTGATGAAGCCAAGAAAGCCGAGAAAGCTGCCGAAGCGAAAAAGGCCGAAGAGAAACAATTGGCTGATATAGCCAAGAAGAAATCTGAAGAAGAAGCCAAGAAGGCTGCCGAAGAAGAGGCCAAGAAAAAGGCCGCTGAAGACGCCAAGAAGAAAATAGTCGAAGACGCGAAGAAAAAAGCCGCCGAAGACGCCAAGAAAAAAGCTGAAGCAGACGAGGCGAAGAAGAAAGTCGCCGACGACGCGAAGAAGAAAGCTGCCGCCGACGCCCAGAAGAAAAAGGCTCAGGAAGCAGCGCGCAAATCCGCCGAAGAGAAAAAGGCCCAGGCCTTGGCAGATTTGCTCTCCGACACGCCGCAGCGTCAGCAAGCCTTGGCCGATGAGCGTGGTGATGAAGTCGCGGGCAGTTTCGATGACCTGATTCGGGCGCGGGCAGCAGAAGGCTGGACTCGTCCACCTTCGGCGCGCAAAGGCATGACAGTAGTGCTGCAGATCGGCATGTTGCCGGACGGTACGGTGACTTCGGTCAGCGTGGCCAAGTCCAGTGGTGACGGTTCGTTCGACAGTTCGGCGGTTGCCGCGGTCAAGAACATTGGCCGGTTGACCGAGATGCAGGGAATGAAACCAAGCGACTTCGCTCCCTATCGTTCATTCAAGATGACATTCACACCTGAGGATCTAGCCTTGTGA
- the tolR gene encoding protein TolR has protein sequence MARARKKRKPVAEMNVVPYIDVMLVLLVIFMVTAPMLNQGVKVDLPKVSSEALPQDNNTQVLTISIKADKTYYWNLGSEVDTQKQQDKALTLPAMTDAVTKIIRSGNEGGKHTQVFIRGDKSVDYGSVMGAMGGLQKAGVGNVGLITEAP, from the coding sequence ATCGCTCGAGCTCGCAAAAAGCGCAAGCCGGTCGCCGAGATGAACGTAGTGCCTTACATCGACGTGATGCTGGTGCTGCTGGTTATCTTCATGGTGACCGCGCCGATGCTCAACCAGGGCGTGAAGGTTGATTTGCCCAAGGTTTCCAGTGAAGCCTTGCCGCAAGACAACAACACTCAAGTCCTGACCATTTCGATCAAGGCTGACAAGACCTATTACTGGAACCTTGGCAGCGAAGTCGACACGCAGAAGCAGCAAGACAAGGCTCTCACCTTGCCTGCGATGACCGATGCTGTGACCAAGATCATTCGCTCCGGCAACGAAGGCGGCAAGCACACCCAGGTGTTCATCCGTGGCGACAAATCGGTCGACTACGGCTCTGTCATGGGCGCCATGGGCGGGCTGCAGAAGGCCGGCGTGGGTAACGTTGGCTTGATTACCGAGGCGCCCTGA
- the tolQ gene encoding protein TolQ yields MEPTVVDHSSMWSLVSNASVVVQLVMLTLVAASVTSWVMIFQRSNLLRAGRRALESFEERFWSGIDLSKLYRQAGSNPDPDSGVEQIFRAGFKEFSRLRQQPGVDPEAVMEGVARAMRVAISREEEKLEQSLPFLATVGSVSPYIGLFGTVWGIMNSFRGLAQAQQATLATVAPGIAEALIATAIGLFAAIPAVIAYNRFAATSETLIGRYYTFADEFQAILHRKVHTSEE; encoded by the coding sequence GTGGAACCTACCGTCGTCGACCATTCCTCCATGTGGAGCCTGGTCAGCAATGCCAGTGTTGTGGTTCAACTGGTCATGCTGACCCTGGTAGCCGCATCGGTTACCTCTTGGGTCATGATTTTTCAGCGCAGCAATCTGCTGCGTGCCGGTCGACGTGCCCTGGAGAGCTTTGAAGAGCGCTTCTGGTCGGGTATCGACCTGTCCAAGCTGTACCGCCAGGCTGGCAGCAACCCGGACCCGGATTCGGGCGTCGAGCAGATCTTCCGCGCCGGCTTCAAGGAATTCTCACGTCTGCGCCAGCAGCCAGGCGTTGACCCGGAAGCGGTCATGGAAGGGGTGGCCCGTGCCATGCGCGTCGCCATTTCCCGCGAAGAAGAAAAGCTTGAGCAAAGCCTGCCGTTCCTTGCCACCGTCGGTTCCGTCAGCCCTTACATCGGCCTGTTCGGTACCGTGTGGGGGATCATGAACTCCTTCCGTGGCCTGGCCCAGGCCCAGCAAGCGACCCTGGCTACCGTGGCCCCGGGCATCGCCGAAGCCTTGATCGCTACCGCGATCGGCCTGTTTGCCGCTATCCCCGCAGTAATCGCCTACAACCGCTTCGCTGCAACCAGCGAAACGTTGATCGGCCGTTACTACACCTTCGCCGATGAGTTCCAGGCGATCCTGCACCGTAAAGTGCACACCAGCGAAGAATAA